The stretch of DNA ATGGGGGCCGGGGCAGATCGAGCGCGAGCTGGAGGAGGGGGCGTGGGCGGCGCTTCCGGCCGACCCGGCCTTCATCTTCGACGTCGATCCCGACGACGCGTGGCGCAGCGCGCTCCACGCCGCCGGCATCGACCCCGCGACCCTGACGCCGGGGGTCGGGCTGAACTGACCTCCCGCCTTCGCGCTCGCTATGATGGACAGATCGTCGGCGCGGACGAACAGATCGCCGGCGCGGGCC from bacterium encodes:
- a CDS encoding YqgE/AlgH family protein; amino-acid sequence: MERELEEGAWAALPADPAFIFDVDPDDAWRSALHAAGIDPATLTPGVGLN